The proteins below come from a single Silene latifolia isolate original U9 population unplaced genomic scaffold, ASM4854445v1 scaffold_73, whole genome shotgun sequence genomic window:
- the LOC141640194 gene encoding protein FAR1-RELATED SEQUENCE 5-like: MTSFDTTFRKNKYRMIFGPFTGVDHHKRCAIFSVGLIINESKESFAWLFNKFLDAMRGRHQVCLITDKDEGIEEGIELAWKDKVQHRYCIWHILKKLPEKVGPSICKETEFLKEINSCVWGEDVEQHEFEERWTTIVESHGLSKNEWLKEKYGIRQMWIPAYFCDLFLGDRGFKKAPSEYLVSRSSKLATCQPIFSSDGQLLADCRAMDERVIVGTSVADDSGNSGIGQKKDKSAEIGNRLGRSVPSEIKVLPPRQCKNKGLRKRLISQREKAGEVSKKPLRRCKVCGEMANHDSRNCDKRTTDN; encoded by the exons ATGACGTCTTTTGACACTACCTTTAGGAAAAACAAGTATAGAATGATATTTGGCCCTTTCACGGGGGTAGATCACCATAAGAGATGTGCTATCTTTAGTGTTGGGCTCATTATTAATGAAAGCAAAGAGTCATTTGCCTGGTTGTTTAATAAGTTCTTAGATGCCATGAGGGGTCGTCATCAAGTTTGTCTGATAACTGATAAAGATGAGGGGATAGAAGAAGGAATAGAATTAGCTTGGAAAGATAAGGTCCAACATAGGTATTGTATATGGCACATATTAAAGAAATTGCCTGAGAAAGTAGGGCCTTCAATATGTAAAGAAACCGAGTTTTTGAAGGAGATAAACTCATGTGTTTGGGGTGAAGATGTGGAACAACATGAATTTGAGGAAAGGTGGACAACAATAGTTGAATCTCATGGGTTGTCTAAGAATGAATGGCTCAAGGAAAAATATGGCATTAGGCAGATGTGGATTCCGGCATACTTTTGCGACCTGTTTTTAGGAG ATCGGGGATTTAAGAAAGCTCCAAGTGAATATCTAGTTAGTAGGTCGAGCAAACTAGCAACCTGCCAGCCAATCTTCAGTTCTGATGGGCAGCTGCTTGCTGATTGCAGGGCAATGGAT GAAAGGGTTATTGTAGGAACAAGTGTCGCTGATGATAGTGGTAATAGTGGTATTGGGCAGAAAAAGGACAAGAGTGCTGAAATTGGAAATCGTTTAGGAAGAAGTGTCCCTAGTGAAATTAAAGTTTTGCCTCCAAGACAATGCAAAAACAAAGGCTTGAGGAAAAGACTGATCTCGCAAAGAGAAAAAGCTGGGGAAGTCAGCAAGAAACCACTAAGAAGATGTAAGGTTTGCGGGGAGATGGCGAACCACGACAGTAGGAACTGTGACAAAAGGACCACCGACAATTAG
- the LOC141640195 gene encoding uncharacterized protein LOC141640195, with amino-acid sequence MALCVAIYRGCGMVGGPQIPDPYVLARWTKKSYRPVVREENGKVIEEIDEADIKKAEMSKVWSEIYATVGVMDSYATVKHMKQLQKILTQFRENITGPSEPKTKNQEIEALLGITASNDIDLRPPNKAKNKGSGKRLRSSKEKAKTKQQKRKRRCGNCKKWVNHNSRTCTLPFAESPPSDDDNKEESETEELLNTKQKLQQYKSDA; translated from the exons ATGGCATTGTGTGTCGCCATATATCGtgggtgtggaatggtaggcGGTCCACAGATACCCGACCCTTATGTCCTGgctcgatggacaaagaaatccTACAGGCCAGTAGTCCGAGAGGAAAATGGAAAGGTGATAGAAGAGATTGATGAAGCTGACATCAAGAAAGCtgagatgtcaaaggtttggtctgaGATTTATGCAACTGTCGGGGTGATGGACAGTTATGCTACGGTTAAACACATGAAGCAACTGCAGAAAATCCTGACACAGTTCAGGGAGAACATCACAGGACCAAGTGAACCGAAGACTAAAAACCAGGAAATCGAGGCTCTTCTAGGCATCACAGCTTCAAATGATATTGACCTTCGACCGccaaacaaggccaagaataagggCAGTGGCAAAAGATTAAGGTCCTCCAAAGAAAAGGCCAAGACCAAGCAACAAAAGAGGAAGCGAAGATGCGGTAACTGCAAGAAGTGGGTGAACCACAACAGTAGAACTTGTACTCTTCCATTTGCTGAAAGTCCCCCTTCTGATGACGATAATAAAGAAGAATCAGAAACTGAAGAG ctTCTAAATACTAAGCAAAAATTGCAGCAATATAAATCagatgcatga